TCAGGAGCTGTCGCAGTACATCAACACTTTTCCGGACACCAGTCTGGCCGGGGACGCCTGCTGTCTGCTTGCCGGTGTGTACAACGACAAGGGCAAAAAAGCGGATGCTCTGGCTGCGCTGTACAAAGGGCTCTATCTCTATCCCGAGTTCAGCCGCCGGCAAGAGTGCGTAGCCATGGCGCAGGACCTCATCGCCAAAAACAAAGACTATCAAAAAAAGCAGGAAAAGCTGCTCACCATCCTGGCCGGACCGGCGCTCAACACTGAGCGGGAGGATCGCTACATCACCTATCTCCGGTTTCTAATAGATCTGGATGACAAAGACATGAACGAATGGACCCGCGACGAGCTGCGCTCCTTCATCACTCAGTATCCGGCCGACACCTGCATGTACTCGGTGCTGCAGTGGAATGCGGACCTTTTCCGGCAGGCGGAAAAATGGTACGAGGCGTCCAACGGCTATCAAAAGCTGCAGTCCCTGTACCCCGACAACCCCAATCTGCCCTATGCCATCTATCACCAGGCCAAGGTGATGTATGAAAAGCTGGATCAGAACAAAGAGGCGGTACAGGCCTGCCGCGTGCTCTATCTGAATTACCCGAAAAACGAGTTCGCCCCGCCGGCTCTGTTCATGTCCGCGGAGATCAAGACTAAAAAACTCAAAGATCATGCGGGTGCGGCGGAGAACTTTCGTCAATTCCTCGACACCTATCCGGACGACAAGATGGCGTCTGATGCGCTGATGGCGATCGGCGATCTGAACCGGGACAAGCTGGACAATCCCACCAAGGCCATCACCACCTATGATGAATTCGTCACCAAGTTCCGCACCGATCTGCGCGGCGCAGAAGCGCTGGAAAAAGCGGCCAACATTTACAAGGACAAGCTCAAGGACTATAGCCTGGCGGCCGAATATTACGCCAAAATCGCCGATCTCTACCGCACGCACCAGAAAGCGCCGGACATGCTCATCAAAGCCGGTGAACTGTGTGAGGACAAGATGAAAGACTATGTCAAAGCCATCTATTACTACCAGATGGTTCTGGACAAATTCGCCGACAGCCGCAAAGTCGGTGAGGCGAAAAAGAAAATAGAAAAAGCGAGAACCAAGATTTAACCGGCTGCAGTCACCCGGCGTTTTGTTCCGTCGAACCCCATTGCGGGGTTCGACATTTTTTTTCATACCAACCCACAGCCGGCAGGTTGAGGTCTGCCTCAGCGAATCATTCGGCCGTTCTTCGCACGCTGAAGGAAAAAATCAAATTCACCGGAATCGAACAAGGCATTGCCGCAGCATGCAGTGTAAAACACGCGCGTTTTTTTCACTCGTTATCTTTTTCCTTCCCCTTTCCGCCTGCTGCCAACAGACTTTTAATGCGGACAGCGTCTATCAGCATATCCGCACTCTGTCGGAGACGATAGGCCCCAGGCCCATGGGATCTTACGCGGAACGCAGCGCCCTGGACTGGGTGGTGAAAAAATTCCGCGCCTATGGCGCAGACTCGGCCTACGTGATGCGCTTTACCGAGGTGTTCGGCAAACGCAACCACATCAACACCAACAGCGGCGT
This bacterium DNA region includes the following protein-coding sequences:
- a CDS encoding tetratricopeptide repeat protein, encoding MKKNHFFQTLLMVLLLGLLSAPSFSQYSPGKVLSFLEDTANQKEPKLRDLLIQELSQYINTFPDTSLAGDACCLLAGVYNDKGKKADALAALYKGLYLYPEFSRRQECVAMAQDLIAKNKDYQKKQEKLLTILAGPALNTEREDRYITYLRFLIDLDDKDMNEWTRDELRSFITQYPADTCMYSVLQWNADLFRQAEKWYEASNGYQKLQSLYPDNPNLPYAIYHQAKVMYEKLDQNKEAVQACRVLYLNYPKNEFAPPALFMSAEIKTKKLKDHAGAAENFRQFLDTYPDDKMASDALMAIGDLNRDKLDNPTKAITTYDEFVTKFRTDLRGAEALEKAANIYKDKLKDYSLAAEYYAKIADLYRTHQKAPDMLIKAGELCEDKMKDYVKAIYYYQMVLDKFADSRKVGEAKKKIEKARTKI